In Dehalobacter sp., the following proteins share a genomic window:
- a CDS encoding recombinase, with translation MEMVQPVDWSNVGVRIVQGFYTTIDAVRQLDTQEAALVMKLLGKSCTKMMKDGVGHQFGIAMIETSEKLALTDKLTFEDVLKMLTSIVGKLYFTAKTAEEIELVKQLEDAVKNYHVV, from the coding sequence ATGGAAATGGTTCAGCCGGTAGATTGGTCCAATGTTGGCGTCAGGATCGTCCAGGGATTTTATACCACCATTGATGCCGTACGGCAGCTCGATACGCAGGAAGCTGCACTTGTCATGAAACTGTTGGGAAAATCCTGTACGAAGATGATGAAAGACGGTGTCGGACATCAATTTGGAATTGCCATGATTGAAACAAGTGAAAAATTGGCGCTCACAGATAAACTGACCTTTGAAGATGTTTTGAAAATGCTGACGTCAATCGTAGGAAAACTTTATTTCACGGCAAAAACTGCGGAGGAAATCGAACTAGTCAAACAGCTTGAAGATGCTGTCAAAAATTACCACGTCGTATAA
- the tmk gene encoding dTMP kinase, translating into MQVKGKFIVLEGIDGSGKGTQIERLKVYLETVRGVKTILTREPSQGPLGTTIRQVLSGRINGVNDSCLALLFAADRLDHNNNLVIPALEQGNYVICDRYIWSSFAYQGMKNDESWIGEINQYAVKPDLTLFIKVSPETSLKRIAAGRFQTEIFENSETLRHVADNYQKLYKQWQKNGEPVVEINGEKEPELVQQDIIAAFRLYFPE; encoded by the coding sequence GTGCAGGTGAAAGGAAAGTTCATTGTGCTCGAAGGCATCGATGGATCAGGCAAAGGAACGCAGATTGAGCGTCTGAAGGTATATCTTGAAACAGTACGCGGAGTAAAAACCATTCTAACCAGAGAACCAAGCCAGGGTCCGCTCGGGACAACGATCCGCCAGGTACTTTCAGGCCGGATCAACGGCGTGAATGACAGCTGTCTGGCGTTGCTGTTTGCTGCCGACCGGCTTGATCACAACAACAATCTGGTCATTCCTGCCCTGGAGCAGGGAAACTATGTGATCTGTGACAGATATATATGGTCTTCGTTTGCGTATCAGGGAATGAAAAATGATGAATCCTGGATTGGAGAAATCAATCAATATGCGGTGAAACCGGACCTTACACTTTTCATAAAGGTAAGCCCGGAAACATCGCTCAAGAGAATAGCAGCAGGCAGATTCCAGACCGAAATATTTGAAAACAGCGAGACGCTGCGGCACGTTGCTGATAATTACCAAAAGCTGTACAAACAGTGGCAAAAAAATGGGGAACCGGTTGTTGAAATCAATGGGGAAAAGGAGCCGGAGCTGGTTCAGCAAGACATCATTGCGGCTTTCCGATTATATTTTCCGGAGTAA
- a CDS encoding spore coat protein, which translates to MNILEKATAKSNSIVQNIIDHEPANYIEAGLQYQIVLMGRFQASIITTLYNHAEDPELRVLLKDARDALVERTVEMSEDFLQSEDVKLPTIQFPERSLEKYQDIPDHLHFSDMEIALLLLEMNSSSQMALLTAINQSYHLEIGNRLRKELNMGFDWAYRLEQLMLQRNWLPKIAKIVH; encoded by the coding sequence ATGAATATTCTAGAAAAAGCGACCGCCAAGAGCAATTCTATTGTTCAAAATATAATTGATCACGAACCTGCTAATTATATTGAGGCGGGTTTGCAATATCAGATTGTCTTGATGGGTCGTTTTCAAGCCTCAATTATTACCACCCTGTATAATCATGCCGAAGATCCGGAGCTCAGAGTACTGCTTAAAGATGCACGCGATGCACTGGTAGAAAGAACTGTCGAAATGAGTGAAGATTTTTTACAATCCGAGGACGTCAAGCTGCCAACCATACAGTTTCCCGAACGGTCCCTGGAAAAATACCAGGATATACCAGACCACTTGCACTTCAGTGATATGGAAATTGCGTTGCTGCTGCTGGAAATGAACAGTTCCAGCCAAATGGCCTTATTGACAGCCATTAATCAAAGCTATCACCTGGAAATTGGGAATCGTCTCCGCAAGGAGCTGAACATGGGATTTGATTGGGCTTACCGGCTGGAGCAGCTGATGCTCCAAAGAAACTGGCTTCCCAAAATTGCAAAAATCGTTCATTAA
- the spo0A gene encoding sporulation transcription factor Spo0A, whose protein sequence is MSKKVKIIVAEDNRNLCQILQDYISKDDSFELAGVAYNGLEAWDLIQKHDPDLVIMDLVMPNLDGLEVLERINARTSVRKPKVILLTAFGHETLTHQAMVMGVDYFILKPFDLEILGKRIRTLTQDLEITNPPLLQTCSSVASVGRGVNINVEVTTMMHQLGIPAHVKGYQYIRDAILMVIEDVSLLGAVTKELYPAIAKKYNTAPSRVERGIRHAIELAWERGHMETLKRIFGYSMNIERQKPTNSEFIALLADKLRVMSKVG, encoded by the coding sequence ATGTCAAAAAAGGTAAAGATTATTGTAGCCGAGGATAATCGAAATCTATGTCAGATCCTTCAGGATTATATTTCAAAGGATGATAGCTTTGAGCTTGCTGGCGTAGCCTACAATGGACTTGAAGCTTGGGATTTGATTCAAAAACATGACCCGGATCTCGTCATTATGGATCTTGTGATGCCGAATCTTGATGGTTTGGAAGTCCTGGAAAGAATCAATGCTAGAACATCAGTCAGGAAACCCAAAGTCATATTATTAACGGCTTTCGGGCATGAAACACTGACGCATCAGGCCATGGTCATGGGGGTTGATTATTTTATCCTGAAACCATTTGATCTGGAAATTCTGGGAAAACGCATCAGGACGCTGACGCAGGATCTGGAAATCACAAATCCACCGCTGCTGCAGACTTGTTCCTCTGTTGCGTCGGTCGGAAGAGGGGTCAATATCAACGTAGAAGTAACGACAATGATGCACCAGCTCGGTATTCCGGCTCATGTCAAAGGATATCAATACATCAGAGATGCAATACTCATGGTAATCGAAGATGTTTCTTTACTCGGGGCTGTAACCAAAGAACTGTACCCGGCAATTGCTAAGAAATACAATACGGCTCCCAGCAGGGTGGAAAGAGGCATCAGACATGCCATTGAGCTGGCCTGGGAACGCGGACATATGGAAACGCTGAAGCGGATCTTCGGATATTCGATGAACATAGAACGTCAAAAACCTACCAATTCTGAATTCATTGCACTGCTCGCTGATAAGCTTCGGGTGATGAGTAAGGTTGGATAA
- a CDS encoding ferredoxin, with protein MIAYVEKEACIGCGVCPAICPDIFEMDDDGLAVTRQEQVPETLEESAQEAADGCPTEAIIIS; from the coding sequence ATGATTGCTTATGTAGAAAAAGAAGCCTGTATCGGATGTGGAGTATGTCCTGCAATTTGCCCGGACATTTTTGAAATGGATGATGACGGATTGGCTGTAACGCGTCAGGAACAGGTTCCGGAGACTCTTGAAGAATCAGCGCAGGAAGCAGCCGACGGTTGTCCGACGGAAGCAATTATCATCAGCTGA
- the pdaB gene encoding polysaccharide deacetylase family sporulation protein PdaB has product MSVFVVNRKKLAVGTVILMLIAVLAVNKEQVVSVVTGNLKPIYSVKTETKLVALTFDISWGEENVQPILDILEKENIKATFFLSSPWAETKPELVKRIAADGHEIGSHGRRHVDLNTLTADSLMKELDTSKETLERLSGQKINLLRAPNGAYDNQVILIANERGYKVIQWSVDSLDWKRPGADAIVNYVMNGRSKNKGASPGDVILFHASDSAPDTPEALPTVLKMLKAKDYEIVTVGKLLSNAQESWPPGSSL; this is encoded by the coding sequence ATGAGCGTCTTTGTGGTGAACAGAAAAAAGCTGGCGGTGGGGACCGTGATCCTGATGCTGATTGCGGTTTTGGCCGTAAACAAAGAACAGGTTGTATCCGTTGTTACCGGAAATTTAAAGCCCATTTACTCCGTCAAGACCGAAACAAAGCTGGTTGCGCTTACTTTTGATATCAGCTGGGGTGAAGAAAATGTGCAGCCGATTTTGGATATCCTAGAAAAAGAAAATATCAAGGCCACTTTCTTTCTCTCATCTCCGTGGGCCGAAACAAAACCGGAGCTAGTCAAGCGCATTGCCGCGGACGGCCACGAAATTGGCTCCCACGGGCGGCGTCATGTTGATTTAAACACCTTGACAGCTGATTCCCTCATGAAAGAGCTCGATACTTCCAAAGAAACCCTGGAACGTTTAAGCGGCCAGAAAATCAACCTGCTGCGTGCTCCGAACGGGGCCTATGACAACCAGGTCATCTTGATCGCAAACGAGAGGGGCTACAAAGTCATCCAATGGAGCGTTGATTCCCTGGATTGGAAAAGACCCGGAGCCGACGCCATCGTCAATTATGTGATGAACGGACGCTCCAAAAATAAAGGAGCCTCCCCCGGCGACGTTATCCTCTTCCACGCTTCTGATTCCGCGCCGGATACGCCCGAGGCACTCCCCACTGTTCTGAAGATGCTCAAAGCGAAGGACTATGAAATTGTGACGGTCGGCAAGCTGCTCAGCAATGCCCAAGAGAGCTGGCCGCCCGGTTCGAGCCTGTAA
- a CDS encoding YitT family protein produces the protein MNLKKIPWHFLKRFFGIIIGAVIVAVSINTLILPNQIADGGVTGIAILLHYLFQWNISILVALLNIPLFILGYKSVGRQLFYWSILGVGTLSAALKFTDVLAPITTDTLLASIFGGVISGIGMGIIFRCRGSLGGTDILAIVLNKRIQFSVGQIILILDAVVFIGAALIFSPEMAMYAMIYMFIATKVIDLVQVGLDYSKSVMVVTEKPDEIAEDIINIVGRGVTYLQAEGAYSRFQKRVVYSIVNRAQLTQVKEIVHKYDPDAFVAIGDVSEVVGEGFQSWKGH, from the coding sequence ATGAACCTAAAAAAAATACCATGGCATTTTCTCAAAAGATTTTTTGGAATCATTATAGGCGCAGTGATTGTAGCTGTCAGCATTAATACATTGATCCTGCCCAACCAGATTGCTGACGGGGGAGTCACAGGAATCGCGATTCTGCTGCATTATCTGTTTCAATGGAATATAAGCATTCTGGTGGCCCTTCTGAATATTCCGTTATTCATTCTCGGCTACAAGTCAGTCGGCAGACAGCTGTTTTATTGGAGTATCCTAGGCGTAGGGACATTATCTGCTGCTCTGAAGTTTACAGATGTTTTGGCTCCGATAACAACAGATACGCTGCTGGCCTCTATTTTCGGGGGCGTTATATCCGGTATCGGGATGGGCATCATCTTTCGCTGTCGCGGCTCATTAGGCGGTACCGATATCCTGGCGATCGTGTTGAATAAAAGAATCCAATTTAGTGTCGGGCAGATCATCTTAATACTCGATGCGGTTGTCTTTATCGGAGCTGCACTGATCTTTAGCCCGGAAATGGCCATGTATGCAATGATTTATATGTTTATCGCTACCAAAGTGATCGATCTCGTCCAGGTCGGGTTGGACTATTCCAAGAGCGTTATGGTCGTCACAGAAAAGCCGGACGAGATTGCTGAGGATATCATCAATATTGTCGGCAGAGGCGTAACGTATCTTCAGGCCGAAGGGGCTTATTCACGTTTTCAAAAAAGAGTGGTCTACAGTATCGTAAATAGAGCACAGCTGACCCAGGTCAAAGAAATTGTCCACAAATATGACCCGGACGCTTTTGTGGCCATCGGCGATGTTTCAGAGGTCGTCGGCGAAGGGTTCCAGAGCTGGAAAGGGCATTAA